One genomic window of Acidovorax radicis includes the following:
- the mrdA gene encoding penicillin-binding protein 2, with protein sequence MTEVRSSEADASRFRVRAVVVGALVFLAFCLLTARLVFLQVVRHEDLAAQAESNRTAVVPIVPNRGLILDRNGVVLATNYSAYTLEITPSRVGDLDETIDELAKVVEIQHRDRRRFKRLMEESRNFESLPIRTRLTDQEVARFAAQRYRFPGVDIKARLFRNYPLGDVGSHAIGYIGRINQNEKTRLQDSDDEANYRGTEYIGKLGVEQSFESALHGGTGVEQMETSAGGRAVRKLSSHAATPGDSVMLSIDIKLQKLIEELYGSRRGALVAIDPRNGEILALVSKPTFDPNLFVEGIDTENWAALNESIDKPLLNRALRGTYPPGSTYKPFMALGALQLGKRSPSLVINDPGYYTFGGHTFRSHEGGLGGVDMLRAIQFSSNTYFYSLAVEMGVDNIHDFMKPLGFGQITGIDLNGELRGTLPSTEWKRNVYKRADMKRWFPGETVSLGIGQGYNNFTMLQLALAEATLANGGTRYRPHIAKAVKNAVTGVVTEIIQPAGTNLGYLPKNVDLVRNALVAVNKAGTGTRIFMGAPYTSAGKTGTAQAMTLGQNVKYNAKALEEHQRDHSLFAAFAPAEEPTIALALIVENAGFGATSAGPIARRVFDYWLTGDYPSEEDIAAVQKGQSGPPIGKPRKVSEVPLVAP encoded by the coding sequence ATGACGGAAGTGCGCAGTAGCGAGGCCGATGCCTCGCGCTTTCGGGTGCGGGCCGTGGTGGTGGGGGCCCTGGTGTTTTTGGCGTTCTGTCTGCTGACAGCGCGGCTGGTTTTTTTGCAGGTTGTCCGCCACGAAGACCTCGCGGCACAGGCCGAGAGCAACCGCACTGCCGTGGTGCCTATCGTGCCCAACCGGGGCCTCATCCTGGACCGCAACGGTGTGGTGCTGGCCACCAATTATTCGGCCTACACGTTGGAGATCACGCCATCGCGCGTGGGCGATCTGGACGAAACCATCGACGAGCTGGCGAAGGTGGTCGAAATCCAGCACCGCGACCGGCGGCGGTTCAAGCGGCTCATGGAAGAGTCGCGCAACTTCGAGTCACTGCCCATTCGCACGCGGTTGACCGACCAGGAGGTGGCCCGCTTTGCGGCGCAGCGATACCGCTTCCCGGGCGTGGACATCAAGGCGCGGCTGTTCCGCAACTACCCCTTGGGTGATGTGGGAAGCCACGCCATCGGTTACATCGGCCGTATCAACCAGAACGAAAAAACCCGCCTTCAGGACTCCGACGACGAAGCTAACTACCGCGGTACCGAATACATCGGCAAGCTGGGCGTCGAGCAGAGCTTCGAGTCTGCCTTGCATGGCGGCACCGGTGTCGAGCAGATGGAGACATCAGCGGGCGGCCGTGCGGTACGCAAACTTTCCAGCCATGCGGCGACACCCGGGGACAGCGTCATGCTGTCGATCGATATCAAGCTGCAAAAGCTCATCGAAGAGTTATATGGATCCCGCCGTGGAGCGCTGGTGGCCATTGACCCGCGCAATGGCGAAATCCTGGCGCTGGTGAGCAAGCCCACGTTCGACCCCAACCTGTTTGTAGAAGGCATTGATACCGAGAACTGGGCTGCGCTCAACGAGTCCATCGACAAACCCCTTCTCAACCGTGCGCTGCGCGGCACCTATCCTCCGGGCTCGACCTATAAGCCTTTTATGGCGTTGGGCGCATTGCAACTGGGTAAGCGCTCGCCCAGTCTCGTGATCAATGATCCCGGCTACTACACGTTTGGTGGCCATACGTTCCGCAGCCATGAAGGAGGGCTGGGTGGCGTGGATATGCTGCGGGCCATCCAGTTCTCCAGCAATACCTATTTTTATTCGCTGGCCGTTGAAATGGGTGTCGACAATATCCACGACTTCATGAAGCCCCTGGGCTTTGGTCAGATCACCGGTATCGATCTCAACGGAGAGCTGCGCGGGACGCTCCCGAGCACCGAATGGAAACGCAACGTCTACAAACGCGCAGACATGAAGCGCTGGTTTCCTGGCGAAACCGTGTCGCTGGGGATCGGTCAGGGCTACAACAACTTCACGATGCTTCAACTCGCGCTTGCCGAGGCGACGCTGGCCAATGGCGGCACCCGCTATCGCCCTCACATCGCCAAGGCGGTGAAAAATGCGGTCACGGGCGTTGTGACCGAGATCATCCAGCCTGCAGGTACCAACCTGGGCTATCTGCCAAAAAACGTGGACTTGGTACGCAACGCGCTGGTGGCCGTCAACAAAGCTGGGACCGGCACCCGTATTTTCATGGGCGCGCCCTATACATCGGCCGGCAAAACGGGCACGGCGCAGGCCATGACACTGGGCCAGAATGTGAAATACAACGCGAAGGCGCTGGAGGAGCACCAGCGCGACCATTCCTTATTTGCCGCATTTGCACCGGCCGAAGAGCCAACCATCGCGTTGGCGTTGATTGTCGAAAACGCGGGTTTCGGTGCGACCAGCGCCGGACCCATCGCGCGCCGGGTGTTTGACTATTGGTTGACTGGCGACTACCCGAGTGAGGAAGATATCGCTGCGGTGCAGAAGGGGCAGTCTGGTCCGCCTATTGGCAAGCCTCGCAAAGTGAGCGAAGTGCCTTTGGTGGCCCCGTGA
- a CDS encoding DMT family transporter: protein MRPERSGLVALLLVTMVWGTTFPAMKLLTTELDALQIIWWRFLIALVVLGPLWWGMRRHEKLWGCALGVLLFMAFWLQIEGLARTSSNRNAFVTGLNVLVVPLIAMAVMGRRYGWQLWAACGMALAGMVLMFHEDAPWNLGDTLTLSSTVFYAIYILVLEECARRTAKQPLRATRMAAAQAAVMAAASTLALCVRDGGSDWTASAAHLPTNAWIALLYLGLLASVLVVTLQAWGQQRVDAMRSAIVFGLEPVFAALTAWVLLGEQLGWAGLSGAALIVAALVFSQLSPSAETAPAAL from the coding sequence ATGCGCCCAGAACGTTCCGGCCTCGTGGCCTTGCTGTTAGTGACGATGGTGTGGGGCACCACCTTTCCCGCGATGAAATTGCTCACCACCGAGCTCGATGCCCTACAGATCATTTGGTGGCGATTTCTCATCGCGCTTGTGGTTCTTGGTCCGCTGTGGTGGGGTATGCGCCGCCATGAAAAGCTGTGGGGCTGCGCTCTGGGCGTGTTGCTGTTCATGGCCTTCTGGCTGCAAATCGAGGGGCTGGCGCGCACCAGCAGCAATCGCAATGCATTCGTCACCGGGCTCAATGTGCTGGTGGTACCACTCATCGCAATGGCCGTGATGGGCCGCCGCTACGGCTGGCAGTTGTGGGCCGCGTGTGGCATGGCCCTGGCGGGCATGGTATTGATGTTTCATGAGGATGCCCCCTGGAACCTGGGCGATACGCTCACCTTGTCCAGCACCGTGTTTTATGCCATTTACATCCTCGTGCTGGAGGAATGCGCCCGGCGCACCGCCAAACAACCGCTGCGGGCCACCCGCATGGCGGCCGCACAGGCGGCGGTAATGGCAGCGGCATCGACCCTGGCACTGTGCGTGCGCGACGGTGGCAGCGACTGGACGGCATCGGCCGCACATCTGCCCACCAACGCATGGATCGCACTTTTGTATCTGGGCCTGCTCGCCAGTGTTTTGGTGGTGACACTACAAGCCTGGGGACAGCAGCGCGTGGATGCCATGCGCAGTGCCATCGTTTTTGGGCTGGAGCCTGTCTTCGCGGCACTGACGGCTTGGGTGCTGCTGGGAGAGCAGCTGGGTTGGGCCGGCTTGAGCGGCGCGGCGCTGATCGTGGCGGCACTGGTGTTCAGCCAGTTGTCCCCTTCTGCCGAGACGGCGCCAGCGGCCCTCTGA
- a CDS encoding amino acid ABC transporter ATP-binding protein, giving the protein MSAPTPFIVADRVCKAFGAHQVLREVSTVFNTGEVTVIIGASGSGKSTLLRAINRLEPHDSGHITIDGVEVTDDQQTLQKQRSEVGMVFQQFNLFGHMSVLDNVTLAPRRIRHIPRAKANAQAMALLRRVGMQDHAHKYPWQLSGGQQQRVAIARALAMAPKVMLFDEPTSALDPEMVQEVLDVMRELARGGMTMIVVTHEMGFAREVADRVMFFDQGCIIHDAPPQEFFNNPANDRIRAFIGRMSN; this is encoded by the coding sequence ATGAGTGCACCTACCCCATTTATTGTGGCCGATCGGGTCTGCAAAGCGTTCGGTGCCCACCAGGTGCTGCGCGAGGTCTCCACCGTGTTCAACACGGGCGAGGTCACGGTGATCATTGGTGCGTCGGGCTCCGGCAAGAGCACGCTGCTGCGTGCCATCAACCGGCTGGAGCCTCATGACTCAGGGCATATCACCATCGACGGCGTAGAAGTCACCGACGACCAGCAGACGCTGCAAAAGCAGCGCAGCGAGGTGGGCATGGTGTTCCAGCAGTTCAACCTGTTCGGTCACATGTCGGTCCTGGACAACGTGACGCTGGCGCCACGCCGTATCCGCCATATCCCCCGAGCCAAGGCCAACGCGCAGGCCATGGCCCTGCTGCGCCGCGTGGGCATGCAGGACCACGCGCACAAGTACCCCTGGCAACTGTCGGGCGGCCAGCAGCAACGGGTGGCGATTGCACGGGCACTGGCCATGGCTCCGAAGGTGATGCTGTTTGATGAGCCCACCTCGGCGCTCGACCCCGAGATGGTGCAAGAGGTGCTGGACGTCATGCGCGAACTGGCGCGCGGCGGCATGACCATGATTGTGGTTACTCACGAGATGGGTTTTGCCCGCGAAGTGGCCGACCGTGTCATGTTCTTCGACCAGGGATGCATCATTCATGATGCGCCGCCCCAAGAGTTTTTCAACAACCCTGCCAACGACCGCATTCGCGCTTTTATCGGCCGCATGAGCAACTGA
- a CDS encoding amino acid ABC transporter permease, with protein MLTAIWPPQWSRQQRSNATLVTALVLMVLALALLGWLLSFFPDPIGPNAQAFSDGARTTLWLTLTSGSVGLVLGTAAALARTARWIGLRWIASFYIWAIRGTPLLVQILFVYFALPVLVPGANLPDFAAAVVALGLNVGAYNAEAVRAGLLAVPRGQTEAARALGLGRMSVFMDVVFPQAFKISLPPLVSNFVALLKDSSLAYAIGVVELTNVGNRIQSATFQPIATLTTVAVTYLLLTTLVTQISNAVEYRFDVEGRNQ; from the coding sequence ATGCTGACCGCAATCTGGCCCCCACAGTGGAGCCGCCAGCAACGCAGCAATGCCACGCTGGTGACAGCCCTTGTGCTGATGGTGCTCGCGCTGGCCCTGCTCGGCTGGCTGCTCTCGTTCTTCCCCGATCCCATCGGCCCCAATGCCCAGGCTTTCTCCGACGGCGCTCGCACCACTCTGTGGCTCACGCTGACGAGTGGCAGCGTCGGCCTGGTGCTGGGCACGGCCGCCGCACTGGCTCGCACCGCCCGCTGGATCGGGTTGCGCTGGATCGCCAGCTTCTACATCTGGGCCATCCGCGGTACGCCACTGCTGGTGCAGATTCTGTTCGTCTATTTCGCGCTGCCGGTGCTGGTGCCTGGCGCCAATCTGCCCGATTTCGCGGCCGCTGTGGTGGCCCTGGGACTGAATGTCGGCGCCTACAACGCCGAAGCGGTGCGCGCAGGCCTGCTGGCGGTGCCCCGTGGTCAGACCGAAGCCGCCAGAGCCCTGGGTCTGGGGCGCATGTCGGTCTTCATGGATGTGGTGTTTCCGCAGGCATTCAAGATCTCGCTGCCCCCGCTGGTCAGCAACTTCGTGGCGCTGCTCAAGGATTCTTCGCTGGCCTACGCCATCGGCGTGGTGGAGCTGACCAATGTGGGCAACCGCATTCAGTCGGCCACATTTCAGCCCATCGCCACGCTCACGACCGTGGCCGTGACCTATCTGCTGCTGACCACCTTGGTCACCCAGATATCGAATGCCGTCGAGTACCGCTTTGACGTGGAAGGGCGCAACCAATGA
- a CDS encoding ABC transporter substrate-binding protein gives MKLFKVAATALALCAAFAVQARSVEEIKKDGKIVIATEGQFAPFNFFQGTKLTGFEVEVAEAVVKKMGVKLEWKTLGFDALLTGLAQDRWDVVIASHGVTEERSKAVTFAAPHYCSGGIIVALDPKIRTAADLTGKTVAVQTGTSYLQNVQKLTGVKDVKNFPQDTDAQRALISKRVDAWVSDKFVAKEAAAKNAKAGFKLGDMLFVERIAPAVTKGNTGLAEAWNKAFDEVLADGSYAAISKKYFNEDVRCAK, from the coding sequence ATGAAATTGTTCAAGGTTGCCGCCACCGCCCTCGCGCTTTGCGCCGCATTCGCCGTTCAGGCCCGGTCCGTGGAAGAGATCAAAAAAGACGGCAAGATCGTCATCGCAACAGAGGGCCAGTTTGCACCCTTCAATTTTTTCCAGGGCACCAAGCTGACCGGGTTTGAAGTTGAAGTGGCAGAAGCCGTGGTCAAGAAAATGGGTGTAAAGCTGGAATGGAAAACGCTGGGCTTTGACGCCCTGCTGACCGGCCTGGCACAAGACCGCTGGGACGTTGTCATCGCCTCGCACGGCGTGACCGAAGAGCGCTCCAAGGCCGTCACGTTCGCCGCGCCCCACTACTGTTCGGGTGGCATCATTGTCGCGCTGGACCCCAAAATCCGCACCGCCGCTGACCTGACAGGCAAGACCGTGGCCGTACAGACCGGCACCAGCTACCTGCAAAACGTGCAGAAGCTCACCGGTGTGAAGGACGTGAAGAACTTCCCGCAAGACACCGACGCGCAGCGTGCCCTCATCTCCAAACGCGTGGACGCCTGGGTGAGCGACAAGTTTGTTGCCAAGGAAGCCGCCGCCAAGAACGCCAAGGCGGGCTTCAAGCTGGGCGACATGTTGTTCGTTGAGCGCATCGCTCCTGCAGTGACCAAGGGCAACACCGGTCTGGCTGAGGCCTGGAACAAGGCCTTCGACGAGGTCCTGGCCGATGGCAGCTATGCCGCCATCTCCAAGAAGTATTTCAACGAAGACGTGCGCTGCGCGAAATAA
- a CDS encoding sulfite exporter TauE/SafE family protein, which translates to MEWIFITLASLLAGFVDAIVGGGGLVMVPALFAAFPAAPPATLLGTNKAASVWGTAMATWQYSRRVHVRWTAMLPAAGAGFVGSFAGAWAVTIMSADFLRKLLPLVLLGVLAYTLAKKELGRHHTPRFAGRQEVLVASLVGVTIGFYDGFFGPGTGSFFVFLFVRLLGYDFLNASASAKLLNCATNIAAILLFAAKGHVWWHFAVTLAIANVVGSLLGTHLALKHGTGFVRGIFVVVVSALILKTGYDAFLR; encoded by the coding sequence ATGGAATGGATTTTTATCACCTTGGCCTCGCTGCTCGCAGGTTTTGTGGATGCAATTGTGGGTGGGGGCGGACTGGTGATGGTCCCAGCTCTTTTTGCAGCGTTTCCGGCCGCGCCACCGGCCACGCTGCTGGGAACCAACAAGGCCGCCTCGGTGTGGGGCACGGCGATGGCCACGTGGCAATACAGCCGACGGGTCCACGTTCGTTGGACCGCCATGCTGCCAGCGGCGGGCGCAGGGTTTGTGGGCTCATTTGCTGGCGCATGGGCGGTCACGATCATGTCCGCCGACTTTCTACGCAAGCTGCTGCCGCTGGTGCTGCTGGGCGTGCTGGCCTACACCCTGGCCAAGAAAGAACTGGGCCGGCACCACACTCCCCGCTTCGCAGGCCGCCAGGAGGTCCTCGTCGCCAGCCTGGTGGGTGTGACCATCGGGTTTTATGACGGCTTCTTCGGGCCTGGTACGGGCAGTTTTTTCGTTTTTCTTTTTGTGCGCCTGCTGGGTTACGACTTTCTCAATGCCTCGGCATCGGCCAAGCTGCTCAACTGCGCCACCAATATTGCGGCCATCTTGCTGTTCGCGGCCAAGGGGCATGTGTGGTGGCACTTTGCCGTGACGCTGGCCATCGCCAATGTGGTGGGCAGCCTGCTGGGCACCCACCTGGCACTCAAGCATGGCACCGGGTTCGTGCGGGGCATCTTCGTCGTGGTGGTGAGCGCCCTCATCTTGAAAACGGGCTATGACGCTTTTTTGCGGTGA
- a CDS encoding ammonium transporter, producing the protein MRAFMHRLMAIVWLSLGLYASAMAQTAPQATANPAPQAVATAAAAPLKRPTLVAQDTVSAADTAWMLTSTALVLLMTLPGIALFYAGMVRKKNVLNTMASVVAIAALVSLLWFAAGYSLAFTPSSAWLGGWERAGFTGLDFDLAGGKLAVSHVAPHIPESVYAMFQLTFAIITAALLVGALVERMRFSAMLIFIGLWSLLVYAPVAHWVWEPGGWLAQMGALDFAGGSVVHVNAGVAGLVCAWFLGRRTGYGREPFEPYNLGLTMAGAGMLWVGWFGFNAGSAVAADGRAGLAMAVTHLAAAAGALSWMLGEWVVRGRPSLLGLCSGLVAGLVAITPAAGFVTLRSAVVIGLVAGLACYWGATGLKRLLRVDDSLDVFGVHGIGGIVGSLLTGVLANKTVGGGPGSLLTQAIGVGAVMAYSLVVTALLLWLINFAMGLRVDPQSEQTGLDIAQHRERLGG; encoded by the coding sequence ATGCGGGCATTCATGCACCGGTTGATGGCAATTGTCTGGTTGAGTCTCGGGTTGTACGCCAGTGCAATGGCCCAGACAGCGCCGCAGGCCACGGCGAACCCTGCCCCCCAGGCGGTGGCGACAGCCGCTGCGGCGCCACTGAAGCGCCCCACGCTGGTGGCCCAGGACACCGTGAGCGCGGCCGATACCGCATGGATGTTGACGTCCACCGCCTTGGTGCTGTTGATGACGCTGCCGGGCATTGCCCTGTTTTATGCCGGTATGGTGCGAAAGAAGAACGTGCTCAATACCATGGCGAGCGTGGTGGCCATCGCTGCACTGGTCAGTCTGTTGTGGTTTGCGGCGGGGTATTCGCTGGCTTTTACGCCAAGCAGCGCGTGGCTGGGCGGCTGGGAGCGCGCAGGGTTCACGGGGCTCGACTTCGATCTGGCAGGCGGCAAGCTGGCCGTGAGCCATGTGGCACCGCACATCCCCGAGTCGGTGTACGCCATGTTCCAGCTCACGTTCGCCATCATCACCGCCGCGCTGCTGGTGGGCGCGTTGGTCGAGCGCATGCGGTTTTCCGCCATGCTTATCTTCATTGGTCTGTGGAGCCTGCTGGTCTATGCCCCCGTGGCGCATTGGGTGTGGGAGCCCGGCGGCTGGCTCGCCCAGATGGGTGCGCTCGACTTTGCCGGGGGCTCGGTGGTGCATGTGAATGCGGGCGTGGCCGGGCTGGTGTGCGCCTGGTTCCTGGGCCGCCGCACGGGCTATGGTCGCGAGCCCTTCGAACCCTACAACCTGGGGCTCACTATGGCGGGCGCCGGCATGCTGTGGGTGGGCTGGTTTGGCTTCAACGCCGGCTCTGCCGTGGCGGCGGACGGGCGCGCCGGTCTGGCGATGGCGGTGACGCACCTGGCGGCAGCGGCAGGTGCCTTGTCGTGGATGCTGGGCGAATGGGTGGTGCGGGGCCGCCCGTCCTTGCTGGGGCTGTGCTCTGGTCTGGTGGCGGGGCTGGTGGCCATCACACCGGCTGCGGGTTTTGTCACGCTGCGCTCTGCGGTGGTGATTGGGCTGGTGGCCGGGCTGGCGTGCTACTGGGGCGCCACGGGGCTCAAGCGGCTGCTGCGGGTGGATGACTCGCTGGACGTTTTTGGTGTGCATGGCATCGGTGGCATTGTGGGCTCGCTGCTCACGGGCGTGCTGGCCAACAAGACGGTGGGAGGGGGGCCGGGCAGTTTGCTGACCCAGGCCATCGGTGTGGGTGCCGTGATGGCCTACAGCCTGGTGGTGACGGCCCTTTTGCTGTGGCTTATCAACTTTGCGATGGGATTGCGTGTAGACCCGCAGAGCGAGCAGACCGGGCTCGACATTGCCCAGCACCGCGAACGCCTGGGCGGATAG
- a CDS encoding GMC family oxidoreductase has translation MSDTTFDTIIIGGGTAGALLSNRLSADGRHRVLLIEAGRKDDYHWIHIPVGYLYCIGNPRTDWLYNTEPDAGLNGRTLRYPRGKTLGGCSSINGMIYMRGQARDYDQWAELTGDASWRWDNTLPYFRRHEDHWRLDQPAGVNENFKRLHGNKATGSTGEWRVEKQRLRWDVLDAFAQAAQQAGIPATDDFNSGTNEGVGYFEVNQKNGWRWNTAKAFLRPTCYGRPNFEMWTSAQAAKLVVETQADGRKRCTGVQVWDGTEMVTASATGEVILCAGAVNSPQLLQLSGIGPAALLRQHGVDVVHDLPGVGANLQDHLQIRAVFKVQGVQTLNTMANSLLGKAKIGFEYATKRSGPMSMAPSQLGAFTRSSADQLHPNIEYHVQPLSLDAFGEPLHRFPAFTASVCNLNPTSRGTVHIKSADFKAAPAIAPNYLSTPEDRQVAADSLRVTRRIAAQPALAKYRPEEWKPGVQFESDEDLARLAGDIATTIFHPVGTTKMGRDEDPMAVLDAQMRVRGIAGLRVVDAGAMPTITSGNTNSPTLMLAEKAAEWILQARKTAL, from the coding sequence ATGAGCGACACCACGTTTGACACCATCATTATCGGCGGGGGCACTGCAGGCGCCTTGCTATCCAACCGCCTGAGCGCCGACGGCCGCCACCGGGTGCTGCTGATCGAGGCAGGCCGCAAGGACGACTATCACTGGATTCACATCCCCGTAGGCTATCTGTACTGCATCGGCAACCCGCGCACCGACTGGCTCTACAACACCGAACCCGATGCGGGGCTGAACGGCCGCACGCTGCGCTACCCGCGTGGCAAGACGCTGGGCGGCTGCAGCAGCATCAACGGCATGATCTACATGCGCGGCCAGGCCCGCGACTACGACCAGTGGGCCGAGCTGACCGGCGACGCCAGCTGGCGCTGGGACAACACCCTGCCCTACTTTCGCCGCCACGAGGACCACTGGCGCCTGGACCAGCCCGCGGGGGTCAACGAGAACTTCAAGCGCCTGCACGGCAACAAGGCCACGGGCAGCACCGGCGAGTGGCGCGTGGAGAAACAACGCCTGCGCTGGGACGTGCTCGATGCCTTTGCCCAGGCCGCGCAGCAGGCCGGCATCCCCGCCACCGACGACTTCAACAGCGGCACCAATGAAGGCGTGGGTTATTTCGAGGTCAACCAGAAAAACGGCTGGCGCTGGAACACGGCCAAGGCCTTTTTGCGCCCCACGTGCTACGGACGCCCCAACTTCGAGATGTGGACCAGCGCGCAGGCCGCCAAGCTGGTCGTAGAGACGCAGGCCGATGGCCGCAAGCGCTGCACCGGGGTGCAGGTGTGGGACGGCACAGAGATGGTCACGGCCAGCGCCACGGGCGAGGTCATCCTCTGCGCGGGTGCCGTCAATTCACCGCAGCTGCTGCAGCTGTCGGGCATTGGCCCGGCGGCGCTGCTGCGCCAGCATGGTGTGGACGTGGTGCACGACCTGCCCGGCGTGGGCGCCAATCTGCAGGACCACCTGCAGATCCGCGCCGTGTTCAAGGTGCAGGGGGTGCAGACGCTCAACACCATGGCCAACTCGCTGCTGGGCAAGGCCAAGATCGGTTTTGAATACGCCACCAAACGCAGCGGCCCCATGAGCATGGCCCCCTCCCAGTTGGGCGCGTTCACGCGCAGCAGTGCAGATCAGCTCCACCCCAACATCGAATACCACGTGCAGCCCCTGTCGCTGGACGCCTTTGGCGAGCCGCTGCACCGATTTCCGGCGTTCACCGCCAGCGTGTGCAACCTCAACCCCACGAGCCGGGGCACGGTGCACATCAAGAGCGCCGACTTCAAGGCCGCGCCCGCCATCGCGCCCAACTATCTCTCCACGCCCGAAGACCGCCAGGTGGCCGCCGACAGCCTGCGCGTGACGCGCCGCATCGCGGCCCAGCCCGCCCTGGCCAAATACCGGCCCGAGGAGTGGAAGCCCGGCGTGCAGTTTGAAAGCGACGAAGACCTGGCCCGCCTGGCTGGCGACATTGCCACCACCATCTTCCACCCCGTGGGCACCACCAAGATGGGGCGCGACGAGGACCCGATGGCGGTGCTCGACGCTCAGATGCGCGTGCGCGGCATTGCCGGCCTGCGGGTGGTGGACGCAGGCGCCATGCCGACCATCACCAGCGGCAACACCAATTCGCCAACCCTCATGCTGGCCGAGAAAGCCGCTGAGTGGATCCTGCAGGCGCGCAAAACGGCACTCTGA